One Bdellovibrio bacteriovorus str. Tiberius DNA segment encodes these proteins:
- a CDS encoding substrate-binding periplasmic protein, which produces MSLIANVTALLLLSSVASAKPIVMATFAIPLMVESPEKGLFVNLTREIAKRNSRQIEILVYPTGKTLLAFTNNKVDGFFPALDVYVPQASAKSSAFYRKVDYVFYKKDKPLRSLKDLEGKKVGLTFRYPYVRELIGNKKIRFEMAADDVLNMKKLGKGLIDAFVVEERSGLKALQLSGQKQIEFDRNQPLSEQVVYYAFQDNDDGKRLADIFSKTIETMKKDGSLDRVLTETVATTP; this is translated from the coding sequence ATGTCTTTGATCGCGAACGTAACAGCATTGCTGCTTCTGTCGTCTGTAGCCTCGGCCAAGCCGATTGTTATGGCGACCTTCGCCATTCCTTTAATGGTGGAAAGTCCCGAAAAAGGCCTTTTCGTCAATCTGACCCGGGAAATCGCCAAGCGCAATTCCCGCCAAATCGAAATTCTGGTTTATCCCACCGGCAAAACTCTTTTGGCATTCACTAACAACAAGGTGGATGGGTTCTTTCCGGCACTGGATGTTTATGTTCCTCAGGCCTCTGCCAAATCCAGCGCTTTTTATCGCAAGGTGGATTATGTCTTCTACAAAAAAGACAAACCACTCAGAAGCCTGAAAGACCTTGAAGGCAAAAAAGTCGGCCTGACCTTCCGCTATCCTTACGTCCGAGAACTTATCGGCAACAAGAAAATCCGCTTTGAAATGGCGGCTGACGATGTGCTGAATATGAAAAAGCTGGGTAAGGGCCTGATTGATGCTTTTGTCGTGGAAGAGCGTTCAGGGTTGAAGGCGCTGCAACTAAGCGGTCAGAAACAGATTGAGTTTGATCGGAACCAGCCTCTGTCCGAGCAGGTTGTGTATTATGCGTTTCAGGATAACGATGACGGCAAACGTCTTGCCGATATTTTCTCAAAAACCATTGAGACTATGAAAAAAGACGGCAGCCTCGATCGGGTCCTGACCGAGACTGTCGCCACCACACCTTAG
- a CDS encoding segregation and condensation protein A — translation MSITVQLPKFEGPLGLLLYLIRKEEMDIMDIKVHEITKQYLEYIKLMKELDLEVAGEFVAMAATLIQIKSRMLLPQYDENGEAIEVEDPRKELVQKLLEYQKYQEAAKLLYDRPLVGRDVWLRGTREKLDEKEEEIVLEDNALFSLIASYRRISRAVKKKIHQVAAKAQSISSRILEMKDRLIVGQRTTMMEMVTATEDRARQALITFLSLLELGKMGFVGLYQTEAYSDIWVDTKKPIETDVLSRVEEYDSMRADEVAAKMMEETKKIDADEDLLAEIEETEEENNQLQMDLGAGLTDDIAFVDTNVDDIATDDEILAAESELFKDDVTEV, via the coding sequence ATGAGTATTACAGTACAGTTGCCTAAATTCGAAGGACCTCTTGGACTTCTTCTTTACCTTATCCGTAAAGAGGAAATGGACATCATGGATATCAAAGTCCATGAGATCACCAAACAATACCTTGAATATATCAAATTGATGAAAGAACTGGATCTGGAAGTTGCCGGAGAGTTCGTGGCCATGGCTGCGACTCTGATCCAGATCAAATCCCGCATGCTTTTGCCTCAGTACGACGAAAATGGCGAAGCTATCGAAGTTGAAGATCCGCGCAAAGAGCTGGTTCAGAAACTTCTTGAATACCAAAAGTACCAGGAAGCAGCGAAGCTTCTTTACGATCGCCCGTTGGTGGGTCGTGATGTGTGGTTGCGTGGAACCCGTGAAAAGCTGGATGAAAAAGAAGAGGAAATTGTTCTTGAGGACAACGCCCTGTTTTCTTTGATCGCCAGCTACCGTCGTATTTCCCGTGCCGTTAAAAAGAAAATTCACCAGGTGGCGGCGAAAGCCCAGTCCATCTCCAGCCGTATCCTTGAAATGAAGGATCGTCTGATTGTCGGTCAAAGAACCACAATGATGGAGATGGTGACGGCAACAGAAGACCGCGCCCGTCAGGCCCTGATCACCTTCCTGTCCTTGCTTGAACTGGGTAAAATGGGCTTTGTGGGTTTGTATCAGACCGAAGCTTATTCTGACATCTGGGTTGATACCAAAAAACCGATCGAAACGGACGTTTTGAGCCGTGTTGAAGAGTACGATTCCATGCGCGCTGATGAAGTCGCGGCAAAAATGATGGAAGAAACCAAAAAGATCGACGCTGATGAAGATCTTTTGGCAGAGATTGAAGAAACTGAAGAAGAAAACAACCAGCTGCAAATGGACTTGGGTGCTGGTCTCACAGACGACATCGCTTTTGTTGACACAAATGTTGATGATATCGCCACGGACGACGAAATCTTGGCTGCTGAGAGTGAATTGTTTAAAGATGACGTGACGGAAGTGTAG
- a CDS encoding TlpA disulfide reductase family protein, producing the protein MNKALIGKIVNGLLVVAVLWVLINRLPGIIENFKKQNQPAPSFAVPLLDGTLFESEKAGKPVVIVFWATWCGPCEVELSRMQKLIDEKIIPAESVLAISSLEDRDLVQATVEQRRYTFLVGVDISGQVAGLYGVRATPTTALLDKDHQLTWITTGLSPLLEVKIRGLFK; encoded by the coding sequence ATGAACAAAGCTCTGATTGGAAAAATCGTGAATGGACTGCTGGTTGTCGCAGTCCTGTGGGTTTTGATCAATCGCCTTCCGGGCATTATTGAAAACTTCAAAAAACAAAACCAGCCAGCTCCTTCGTTTGCGGTTCCTTTGCTGGATGGAACCTTGTTTGAATCAGAAAAAGCCGGCAAGCCCGTGGTGATTGTGTTTTGGGCCACGTGGTGTGGTCCTTGTGAGGTCGAACTTTCCCGCATGCAAAAGCTGATCGATGAAAAGATCATTCCCGCAGAATCGGTACTGGCTATTTCAAGTCTGGAAGATCGCGATCTTGTTCAGGCCACGGTGGAACAGCGCCGTTATACCTTCCTGGTGGGCGTGGATATCAGCGGTCAGGTGGCCGGTCTTTATGGAGTTCGTGCCACGCCGACCACGGCCTTGCTCGATAAAGACCACCAATTAACCTGGATCACCACGGGGTTAAGTCCGCTGTTGGAAGTAAAAATCCGGGGTCTTTTTAAGTAA
- the scpB gene encoding SMC-Scp complex subunit ScpB, translating to MSEEKDDLINEEMNHAEESEGFETEADVETDELSADGIESDASVFLQEEEEAEGFLPEASDDDVDAMEASEEEDEVSVDGTELDGFDSAEIEEVEFVEEERLESIVESVLFASDRPVSLASLKLLFKGTNIRGDKIRRALDQLAVEYAGGRRGVTLEEVPGGYQLRTKIDNMEFLKRTLKARQFKLSGPALEVLSIVAYKQPTVKAEVDEIRGVESGHLLRALMEKNLVCFEGKSELPGRPMQYGTTRKFLEIFGLRSLKELPTLSQIDELLPDGIDEQQAEEKPTLSTITDSMSETYIGSYSQGEEELMKIQEQLEDIATSSNFFEEEKRRQAEKRDQERAQNIRDALAFGEPVSTRDQNWLTKYDEALAAGTSLVAMAAEKKAAALENMKKPAVTAENGEEISEEGSEETLEASLDESSEESVDESTDGDDSELEEAVVAFDNDEDLDEASDDQLFADSDDESSEEEELPFLGEADDIDEEGEASV from the coding sequence ATGTCTGAAGAAAAAGACGATTTGATCAACGAAGAAATGAATCACGCTGAAGAATCTGAAGGCTTCGAAACCGAAGCTGACGTTGAAACTGACGAACTTTCCGCTGACGGCATCGAATCCGACGCCTCTGTATTCCTGCAGGAAGAAGAGGAGGCAGAAGGTTTCCTTCCGGAAGCTTCTGATGATGACGTGGACGCGATGGAAGCCTCTGAAGAAGAGGACGAAGTCTCTGTTGATGGCACTGAGCTTGACGGTTTTGACTCCGCTGAAATTGAAGAAGTGGAATTCGTCGAGGAAGAACGCCTTGAAAGCATCGTGGAAAGCGTGCTGTTTGCTTCAGACAGACCGGTGAGTCTGGCTTCTTTGAAACTTCTGTTTAAAGGCACCAACATCCGTGGCGACAAAATCCGTCGTGCTTTGGATCAGCTGGCCGTTGAATACGCTGGCGGCCGTCGTGGCGTCACCCTGGAAGAAGTTCCGGGTGGATACCAGTTGCGCACTAAAATTGACAATATGGAATTCCTGAAGCGCACACTGAAAGCGCGTCAGTTCAAACTTTCCGGCCCGGCTTTGGAAGTTCTTTCCATCGTGGCCTACAAACAGCCGACCGTGAAAGCGGAAGTGGATGAAATCCGCGGCGTTGAATCCGGTCACTTGCTGCGCGCTTTGATGGAAAAGAATCTGGTTTGCTTCGAAGGCAAATCCGAACTTCCAGGTCGCCCTATGCAGTACGGCACCACCAGAAAATTCCTGGAGATCTTCGGCCTGAGAAGCTTGAAAGAGCTTCCAACCCTGTCCCAGATTGATGAACTTCTGCCGGATGGTATTGATGAACAGCAGGCGGAGGAAAAACCGACTCTTTCCACTATCACGGACAGCATGTCTGAAACTTACATTGGTTCTTACTCTCAAGGTGAGGAAGAGCTGATGAAAATCCAGGAACAGCTTGAAGACATCGCGACTTCTTCCAACTTCTTTGAGGAAGAAAAACGCCGTCAGGCTGAAAAACGTGACCAGGAGCGCGCTCAGAACATCCGTGATGCTTTGGCATTCGGCGAGCCGGTTTCCACACGTGATCAAAACTGGCTGACGAAGTACGATGAGGCTTTGGCTGCGGGCACTTCTTTGGTTGCCATGGCAGCTGAAAAGAAAGCCGCTGCTTTGGAAAACATGAAAAAGCCGGCAGTGACTGCGGAAAACGGCGAAGAAATCTCTGAGGAAGGATCTGAAGAGACTTTGGAAGCTTCCCTGGATGAATCCTCTGAAGAGTCTGTGGACGAATCCACCGACGGGGATGATTCCGAGCTGGAAGAAGCTGTCGTAGCATTTGATAACGACGAAGATCTGGATGAGGCTTCAGACGATCAATTATTCGCTGACTCTGATGATGAATCTTCCGAAGAAGAAGAGTTGCCATTCTTGGGTGAGGCGGACGACATTGATGAAGAAGGTGAAGCTTCTGTTTAA
- a CDS encoding TIGR01212 family radical SAM protein (This family includes YhcC from E. coli K-12, an uncharacterized radical SAM protein.), protein MEKGWLGVPYHTISEHYNKLFGEKVYKVPVAVVDDCPNRRGLKGMQTCVFCDVWGSAANAESLSMELRAQIEKYHGIISKKYNAKAFLIYFQAYTNTFTKVSALRNNFDVALSYPWVKGFTVGTRPDCLSKSVLDLWQEYHEKSFVAVELGVQSFYNDQLEFMRRGHTAEDSIAAIHKIASSTTVDLGIHLIFGSPTETDEQIIETAKICNDLPITNVKLHNLHVLKNTPLEEMYHKGEFSPIDKDTYTRRVELFLQHLSPRLALHRLAAYSSRWDELVAPEWTRNKMGMHQHIIDVLRAHGAYQSQNFAALNDSDMLLQKRLFEKSQRTDAVRA, encoded by the coding sequence ATGGAAAAAGGCTGGTTAGGGGTTCCCTATCATACTATCAGTGAGCACTACAATAAACTCTTTGGTGAAAAGGTTTATAAGGTGCCGGTGGCTGTCGTTGACGACTGCCCGAACCGCCGTGGCCTGAAGGGCATGCAGACTTGCGTGTTCTGTGACGTTTGGGGTTCTGCCGCCAACGCCGAAAGCCTTTCCATGGAGCTTCGTGCGCAAATCGAAAAATACCACGGCATTATCAGCAAAAAATATAACGCCAAGGCCTTTTTGATTTACTTCCAGGCCTACACCAACACCTTCACCAAGGTGTCTGCCCTTAGAAACAATTTCGACGTGGCCCTGTCTTATCCTTGGGTGAAAGGCTTCACCGTGGGCACCCGCCCGGACTGCCTTTCAAAGTCTGTCTTGGACCTGTGGCAGGAATATCACGAAAAATCCTTCGTGGCCGTCGAACTGGGTGTGCAGAGCTTCTATAATGACCAACTGGAGTTCATGCGCCGGGGGCACACCGCGGAAGATTCCATCGCGGCCATTCACAAAATCGCTTCATCCACGACGGTGGATCTGGGCATTCATCTGATTTTTGGAAGTCCCACGGAAACTGATGAACAGATCATCGAAACGGCCAAGATCTGTAACGACTTGCCGATCACCAACGTGAAACTTCACAACCTGCATGTCCTGAAGAACACTCCGCTGGAAGAGATGTATCACAAGGGTGAATTCAGCCCGATCGACAAAGACACATACACACGTCGTGTAGAGCTGTTCCTGCAGCATCTTTCCCCGCGTTTGGCTTTGCACCGTCTGGCGGCGTATTCTTCGCGCTGGGATGAGCTTGTCGCGCCAGAGTGGACACGAAACAAGATGGGCATGCACCAGCACATTATTGATGTTTTGCGCGCTCACGGCGCTTATCAGTCCCAGAATTTCGCAGCTTTGAACGACTCGGACATGCTTTTGCAAAAACGCTTGTTCGAAAAATCGCAAAGAACAGACGCAGTCCGTGCTTAG
- a CDS encoding site-2 protease family protein has protein sequence MDMMEIGAKIGVYFIPFLFALCFHEFAHGWVARLRGDNTAEQMGRLTLNPVAHMDLVGTLILPIAAIAFSSPIFFGWAKPVPVNSRNLKNPRVDMFWIALAGPLSNILLALVGAFAIAMVAKYYSFGMYAKGAVTILQTFIVTNMFLAVFNLLPMHPLDGGKVLARFLPASLNYKLEQNEHITSMVLMVLVLTGMLRFLAEPVYWSSQHLINLALSGVGV, from the coding sequence ATGGATATGATGGAAATCGGCGCCAAGATTGGTGTCTACTTTATTCCTTTTCTTTTTGCACTTTGCTTCCACGAGTTTGCGCACGGTTGGGTGGCGCGTCTACGTGGGGATAACACTGCGGAGCAGATGGGTCGTTTGACTCTGAACCCGGTGGCGCACATGGATTTGGTCGGGACGTTGATTCTTCCGATTGCGGCCATTGCGTTTTCGTCGCCGATCTTTTTTGGTTGGGCGAAGCCGGTGCCGGTGAATTCCCGCAATCTTAAGAATCCGCGCGTGGATATGTTCTGGATCGCTTTGGCGGGGCCGCTTTCGAACATCCTGCTGGCGCTGGTGGGCGCTTTTGCGATCGCTATGGTGGCGAAATACTACTCCTTCGGCATGTATGCCAAGGGTGCGGTGACGATTCTTCAGACCTTTATTGTGACTAATATGTTCCTGGCTGTTTTCAATCTTTTGCCGATGCATCCGCTGGATGGTGGCAAGGTGTTGGCGCGCTTCCTGCCTGCCAGCTTGAATTATAAGCTTGAACAGAATGAACACATCACCAGCATGGTTTTGATGGTGCTTGTGTTGACGGGGATGTTGCGCTTCCTGGCTGAGCCGGTTTACTGGAGTTCTCAGCACCTGATCAATCTTGCGTTGAGTGGGGTGGGAGTTTAA
- a CDS encoding ribonucleoside-diphosphate reductase subunit alpha: MLETTAHIMRVKKRDGTLEPVDVTKIVERVTKNCQGLTQVDPLRVATKAISGLYDGASTKELDNLCIQTASLLIGEDPEYSRLAARLLSTYIDEEVRSQKIQSFADSVSFGFQAGLLAESTYKFVETNKAALCAAIEPYRTDRFEYFGLRTVYDRYLLKNPTTRQVFETPQYFFMRVACGLAQSVEEAIEFYRLISSHDYMPSTPTLFNSGTMRPQMSSCYLLDSPSDDLTAIYQKYTDIALLSKFAGGIGVAYSRVRSRGSLIKGTNGHSNGIIPWLKTMDSSVAAVNQGGKRKGAACVYLETWHGDIEEFLELRDNTGDEAKRAHNLNLANWVPDLFMKRVEADAMWSLFDPKVVPHFVDTYGEEFEKAYTEAEEKKLYIKQLKARDLYSRMMKTLAQTGNGWMTFKDHANLKANQTGEAGNVIHLSNLCTEILEVTSDKETAVCNLGSVNLSRHVENGQFNFEKLARSVRTAVKYLDRVVDINFYPIGTAQDSNHKWRPVGLGVMGLQDALFLMKLPFDSAAARDLSARVQEEIYYNALVTSCELAEKHGPHGAYEQTKAAKGLLQYDLWGVTPSQPERFEKLKEKIKKHGLRNSLMIAIAPTATIASIVGCYEAIEPQVSNLFKRETLSGEFMQINKYLVGDLKAMGIWTEDVRNEIKLQDGSIQDVAMIPPQIKELYRTVWEIPMKSLVDMAADRGAYIDQAQSLNLFQESPTIGKLSSMYMYAWKKGVKTTYYLRSRPATKIAKTTVKASSNSANPTASESMMDAAPAQEAKKSYSDAEVIACSLENPEACEACQ, translated from the coding sequence ATGTTGGAAACAACAGCTCACATCATGAGAGTTAAAAAGCGCGATGGCACACTGGAGCCAGTGGACGTAACGAAAATCGTTGAGCGCGTAACCAAGAATTGCCAGGGATTGACTCAGGTAGATCCTTTGCGTGTTGCCACTAAGGCTATCAGCGGTCTTTATGATGGTGCTTCCACCAAAGAATTGGATAATCTTTGTATCCAGACAGCATCTTTGCTGATCGGTGAAGACCCAGAGTATTCCCGTCTGGCGGCTCGCCTTCTTTCCACATATATTGACGAAGAAGTTCGTTCTCAGAAGATCCAATCTTTCGCTGACTCTGTAAGCTTCGGCTTCCAGGCAGGTCTTCTTGCTGAGAGCACTTACAAATTCGTTGAAACCAACAAAGCAGCTCTTTGCGCGGCTATCGAGCCGTACAGAACAGACCGTTTCGAATACTTCGGTCTAAGAACTGTTTATGATCGTTATCTGTTGAAAAACCCAACAACTCGTCAGGTGTTTGAGACTCCTCAATACTTCTTCATGCGTGTTGCCTGCGGTTTGGCGCAATCCGTGGAAGAGGCTATCGAGTTCTATCGTTTGATCTCTTCTCACGATTACATGCCGTCCACCCCGACTTTGTTCAACTCCGGAACTATGCGTCCGCAGATGTCTTCCTGCTATCTTTTGGATTCTCCAAGCGATGACTTGACTGCCATCTATCAGAAATACACGGACATCGCCCTTCTGTCCAAATTTGCCGGCGGTATCGGCGTGGCTTACTCCCGCGTTCGTTCCCGTGGTTCTTTGATCAAAGGAACAAACGGTCACTCCAACGGTATCATCCCTTGGCTGAAAACAATGGATTCTTCCGTTGCAGCGGTAAATCAGGGTGGTAAACGTAAAGGTGCAGCCTGTGTTTATCTTGAAACCTGGCACGGTGACATCGAGGAGTTCCTTGAACTTCGCGACAACACTGGTGACGAAGCAAAACGCGCGCACAATCTGAACCTGGCAAACTGGGTTCCAGACTTGTTCATGAAGCGTGTTGAAGCCGATGCAATGTGGTCTTTGTTCGATCCGAAAGTGGTTCCTCATTTCGTGGACACTTACGGTGAAGAGTTCGAAAAGGCTTACACCGAAGCAGAGGAAAAGAAACTTTACATCAAACAACTTAAAGCTCGCGACCTGTACAGCCGTATGATGAAAACATTGGCTCAGACTGGTAACGGCTGGATGACTTTCAAAGACCATGCGAACTTGAAAGCCAACCAGACTGGCGAAGCTGGAAACGTGATCCACCTTTCCAACCTGTGCACAGAGATCCTTGAAGTGACCTCTGACAAAGAAACTGCGGTGTGCAACCTGGGTTCTGTGAACCTGTCTCGCCACGTGGAAAACGGTCAGTTCAACTTCGAAAAACTGGCTCGTTCTGTTCGCACAGCTGTGAAATACCTGGACCGCGTTGTTGATATCAACTTCTACCCGATCGGCACAGCTCAGGACTCCAACCACAAATGGCGTCCAGTTGGTTTGGGCGTGATGGGTCTTCAGGATGCTTTGTTCCTTATGAAGCTTCCGTTTGACTCTGCAGCGGCTCGTGACCTTTCTGCAAGAGTTCAGGAAGAGATTTATTACAATGCGCTTGTAACCTCCTGCGAACTTGCTGAAAAGCACGGTCCTCACGGCGCTTACGAGCAGACCAAAGCGGCTAAAGGTTTGTTGCAATACGACCTTTGGGGCGTGACACCTTCTCAACCAGAGCGTTTCGAGAAGTTGAAAGAGAAAATCAAAAAGCACGGCCTGAGAAACTCTTTGATGATCGCGATTGCTCCAACAGCAACTATCGCCTCCATCGTGGGTTGCTACGAAGCGATCGAGCCACAGGTTTCCAACTTGTTCAAACGTGAGACTCTTTCCGGAGAGTTCATGCAGATCAACAAGTACCTTGTGGGTGACTTGAAAGCGATGGGCATCTGGACTGAAGACGTTCGTAACGAAATCAAACTTCAGGACGGCTCCATCCAGGACGTGGCTATGATTCCTCCACAAATCAAGGAATTGTACCGCACTGTTTGGGAAATCCCGATGAAGTCTTTGGTTGATATGGCTGCGGACCGTGGCGCTTACATCGATCAGGCTCAATCTTTGAACTTGTTCCAGGAAAGCCCGACTATCGGCAAACTTTCCTCCATGTACATGTATGCATGGAAAAAAGGTGTGAAGACGACTTATTACCTTCGCTCTCGTCCTGCGACTAAAATCGCAAAAACGACTGTGAAAGCTTCCAGCAACTCTGCAAATCCAACTGCTTCTGAAAGCATGATGGACGCAGCTCCTGCTCAAGAGGCCAAGAAGTCTTACTCTGACGCAGAAGTGATCGCATGTTCTCTGGAAAACCCAGAAGCCTGCGAAGCTTGTCAGTAA
- a CDS encoding MnmC family methyltransferase, with product MKSWADIGFEIEITGDASPSLRLLESIDGATDRGETMHHSGGACAETLMIYGDPAKQILQKVQKPHFLVVGLGLGYIELVIAREALLLGKTSADVGLITSYESVPELREFFIQWLHEDRTNLHPEVLQTYDQVLQSVCGNTELDPQDLKFFLRNHFSDVSKISGALDADVELVSKYHCILYDAFSSKTSPHLWEEEFLNKILREGTEQKSLLTTYACKGNLKRALKAQGFEVILREGFQGKRNSTLGLKNI from the coding sequence ATGAAGTCTTGGGCCGATATTGGTTTTGAAATTGAGATCACGGGCGATGCAAGCCCCAGTTTGCGTCTGCTTGAGTCTATAGACGGCGCCACCGATCGCGGCGAGACCATGCATCACTCGGGCGGAGCATGCGCTGAGACGTTGATGATCTACGGAGACCCTGCAAAACAGATCCTTCAGAAGGTGCAGAAACCTCATTTTCTAGTGGTGGGCCTGGGGCTTGGTTACATTGAACTGGTGATCGCGCGCGAAGCACTGCTTTTGGGAAAAACGTCTGCGGATGTGGGTTTGATCACAAGTTATGAAAGTGTCCCGGAACTGCGCGAATTTTTCATTCAGTGGCTGCACGAGGATCGCACGAATCTTCATCCGGAAGTGCTGCAAACTTATGATCAGGTTTTGCAAAGTGTTTGTGGTAACACGGAGCTTGATCCGCAGGATCTTAAGTTTTTCTTGAGAAATCATTTTTCAGATGTCAGCAAAATCAGCGGAGCCCTTGATGCAGACGTTGAGCTGGTGTCGAAATATCACTGTATTTTATATGATGCTTTCAGCTCCAAGACTTCTCCGCACCTGTGGGAAGAAGAGTTCCTGAACAAGATTTTGCGCGAAGGTACAGAGCAGAAAAGTCTTCTGACTACTTATGCTTGCAAGGGGAATTTGAAGCGCGCACTGAAAGCCCAGGGTTTTGAAGTGATTCTGCGCGAAGGTTTTCAAGGGAAGCGCAACTCCACTTTGGGTCTTAAAAATATCTGA
- a CDS encoding ribonucleotide-diphosphate reductase subunit beta, with product MILDPGFDLTLRPMKYPIFYEMYKNGIKNTWTVDEVDFSTDLVDLHSKMTESEKHLIRRLVAFFATGDSIVGNNLVLNLYKHVNSPEGRMYLSRQLYEEALHVQFYLTLLDNYIPNPDERAEAFAAVENIPSIKKKADFCYKWIDSINELNELKTIEDRRRFLMNLICFATCVEGLFFYAAFAYVYFLRSKGLLAGLASGTNWVFRDESMHMAFAIEVVKTARREEPELFNQQMEDMVVQMLEDAIECEMEFAHDVLNLGVAGLSAKDMRQYLEYCADQRLESLNIAPRYNVKNPFIFMELQDMQELANFFERRVSAYQTGVSGAVAFDEAF from the coding sequence ATGATTTTGGATCCTGGCTTTGACCTGACTTTGCGCCCGATGAAATACCCTATTTTCTACGAAATGTACAAAAACGGGATCAAGAACACCTGGACTGTGGATGAAGTTGATTTCTCTACAGACCTTGTGGATCTGCACTCCAAAATGACTGAATCAGAAAAACATCTGATCCGTCGTTTGGTGGCTTTCTTCGCAACAGGTGACTCTATCGTGGGTAACAATCTGGTGTTGAACCTTTACAAGCACGTGAACTCTCCAGAGGGTCGCATGTACTTGTCCCGTCAGCTTTATGAAGAAGCTTTGCACGTTCAGTTCTATCTGACACTTTTGGATAACTACATTCCAAATCCAGATGAACGCGCGGAGGCTTTCGCTGCGGTTGAAAACATCCCGTCCATCAAAAAGAAAGCGGATTTCTGCTACAAATGGATTGATTCCATCAACGAGCTGAATGAACTGAAAACGATCGAAGATCGTCGCCGCTTCCTGATGAACCTGATCTGCTTCGCAACTTGCGTTGAAGGTCTGTTCTTCTATGCAGCCTTCGCTTACGTATACTTCCTGCGCTCCAAAGGTCTTTTGGCTGGTTTGGCATCTGGTACCAACTGGGTCTTCCGTGATGAGTCCATGCACATGGCCTTCGCGATCGAAGTTGTTAAAACAGCTCGCAGAGAAGAACCAGAATTGTTCAACCAGCAAATGGAAGACATGGTTGTGCAAATGCTTGAAGACGCCATCGAATGCGAGATGGAATTTGCTCACGACGTACTGAACCTGGGTGTTGCCGGCTTGTCTGCCAAAGACATGAGACAATATCTTGAGTACTGCGCTGATCAACGCCTTGAAAGCTTGAACATTGCTCCACGCTACAACGTGAAGAATCCGTTCATCTTCATGGAACTTCAGGACATGCAAGAGCTTGCAAACTTCTTCGAAAGACGCGTTTCCGCCTACCAAACAGGCGTATCCGGCGCAGTTGCCTTCGACGAGGCCTTCTAG
- a CDS encoding HTTM domain-containing protein: MIKKLWAHWDQFWFAPQSLLGLAYMRIMLCATLLYMNLSRFYNLEFYTDSSWIPRTRALEVMPELGRPLFLWTLWPDSMNFVMNLVLVVLLALLTLGIGGRWLMGIAWLINAGFLQRNYAVNFGADVIGALFLFYMAFTQSCERLSVVNLVRKKSSFKMSDTVSSMMIRMMQVQISVIYAYTGWEKLKGGSWWDGTALWSVLANPQMTTMDFSFLRHFPWVIPVIGYVTILFEIYFPAMVAWPKTRYLCLLLGLSFHAGIGIFMGLIPFATVMVSTYFLFLDPQLLERALIRTRSVVRI; the protein is encoded by the coding sequence ATGATTAAAAAACTCTGGGCTCATTGGGATCAGTTCTGGTTTGCGCCACAAAGTCTGCTGGGTCTTGCGTATATGCGGATCATGCTGTGTGCGACGCTGCTTTATATGAACCTGTCCCGATTCTATAATCTTGAATTTTACACAGACTCCAGCTGGATTCCGCGCACCCGTGCGCTGGAAGTGATGCCGGAACTGGGGCGTCCGCTGTTTCTGTGGACGCTCTGGCCCGACAGCATGAATTTTGTCATGAACCTGGTGCTGGTGGTGCTTTTGGCTCTGCTGACCTTGGGGATTGGCGGTCGCTGGCTGATGGGGATCGCGTGGCTCATTAATGCCGGATTCCTGCAAAGAAATTATGCGGTGAATTTCGGGGCGGATGTGATCGGGGCGTTATTCCTGTTCTATATGGCCTTCACCCAAAGCTGTGAACGATTAAGTGTTGTGAATCTGGTCCGTAAGAAAAGTTCATTTAAAATGAGCGACACCGTCAGCTCGATGATGATTCGCATGATGCAGGTTCAGATTTCTGTGATCTATGCTTACACCGGGTGGGAAAAACTTAAAGGTGGCAGTTGGTGGGATGGAACCGCTTTGTGGAGTGTCCTTGCTAACCCACAAATGACGACGATGGACTTTTCGTTCCTGCGCCATTTTCCGTGGGTGATCCCGGTGATTGGCTATGTGACGATTCTGTTTGAAATCTATTTCCCGGCGATGGTGGCCTGGCCCAAGACAAGATATCTTTGCCTGCTGCTGGGGCTTTCGTTCCATGCGGGGATCGGCATCTTTATGGGTCTGATTCCTTTTGCCACGGTCATGGTTTCGACGTACTTCCTGTTCCTGGACCCACAGCTTCTTGAAAGGGCTTTGATCAGAACCCGCTCTGTGGTGCGCATTTAA